A genomic region of Caldicellulosiruptor acetigenus contains the following coding sequences:
- the rpoB gene encoding DNA-directed RNA polymerase subunit beta, whose protein sequence is MSYGKVKEVLDLPYLLEIQKKSFQWFLDEGLREVLREISPIKDYSETLLLEFVDYYFDGPPKYSEQECKERDATYARPLKVKVRLINKETGEIKEQDIYMGEFPIMTETGTFIINGAERVIVSQLIRSPGCYFASSIDKQGRKIFSGTLIPNRGAWLEFETDASELLSVRLDRTRKVSLTTLLKAFGLYNQQLIFEKFGEDERLKASLEKEANKGELGNPVENALLEVYRRLRPGEPPNVENARSLLYNMFFDPRRYDLAKVGRYKFNKKLSLWKRIFNKRAAQDVVDPMTGEILVKEGEVITREIALNIQDAGINEVWVYADEERPFKVVGNNTVKLDRYVEFDVSDLNIKELVYKPVLDDILKITNDVSEIKRLIKEKERELVPYCLTIDDIYAATSYFLGLKYGIGTTDDIDHLGNRRVRAVGELLQNQFRIGLARMERVIRERMNIHDIDTVTPQTLINIRPVTAAIKEFFGSSPLSQFMDQVNPLAALTNKRRLSALGPGGLSRDRAGFEVRDVHHSHYGRMCPIETPEGPNIGLITSLATYARVNEYGFLETPYRKVDKKEARVTDEVVYLTADEEDTYKIAQATEPVDEEGRFINQRVTVRFGEEIIEVDKHEVDLIDISPKQIVSVSTSLIPFLENDDANRALMGSNMQRQAVPLLKTEAPIIGTGVEYRAAVDSGVCILAKKDGVVEKVSADEIVIRNNDGTKDVYHLLKFKRTNQGTCFNQRPIVRKGQEVKAGEVIADGPSTDHGELALGKNVLVAFMPWEGYNYEDAILISERLVKEDVYTSIHIEEYECEARDTKLGPEEITRDIPNVGEDAIKDLDERGIIRIGAEVKSGDILVGKVTPKGETELTAEERLLRAIFGEKARETRDTSLRVPHGEGGIVVDVKVFSRDKGDELPPGVNQLVRVYVAQKRKISVGDKMAGRHGNKGVISRILPVEDMPFLPDGTPVDIVLNPLGVPSRMNIGQILETHLGYAAKALGWKVATPVFDGAKEEDIEEALKLAGLNPTGKTILYDGRTGEPFDNEVTVGYMYMLKLVHLVDDKIHARSTGPYSLVTQQPLGGKAQFGGQRFGEMEVWALEAYGAAYTLQELLTVKSDDVTGRVKTYEAIVKGENIPEPGIPESFKVLVKELQSLCLDVKLLSEDNKEIELKESVDEDEQPQGLGAFEIGGDEIEDDKDIQDDKEKFYEDLMNATQEDDQDADDDIDE, encoded by the coding sequence ATGAGTTATGGTAAGGTTAAGGAAGTTCTGGATTTGCCATATCTTTTGGAAATCCAGAAAAAGTCATTTCAATGGTTCTTGGATGAAGGGCTTAGAGAGGTCTTAAGAGAGATATCTCCTATTAAAGACTACAGTGAAACCTTACTTTTGGAGTTTGTAGACTATTATTTTGACGGGCCACCTAAGTATTCAGAGCAGGAGTGCAAAGAAAGAGACGCAACATATGCAAGACCTCTAAAAGTAAAGGTCAGACTTATAAACAAAGAAACAGGCGAGATAAAAGAACAGGACATTTATATGGGCGAATTCCCAATTATGACCGAAACCGGAACATTTATCATCAATGGTGCGGAAAGAGTAATTGTAAGCCAGCTCATCCGTTCACCTGGGTGTTACTTTGCATCTTCCATTGATAAGCAAGGAAGAAAAATATTTTCAGGAACTCTCATTCCAAACAGAGGTGCATGGCTTGAATTCGAAACTGATGCAAGCGAGCTTTTGTCTGTCAGACTTGACAGGACAAGGAAGGTTTCTCTCACAACCCTGTTAAAGGCGTTTGGGCTTTACAATCAACAGCTGATATTTGAAAAGTTTGGCGAGGATGAGAGACTGAAAGCTTCGCTTGAGAAAGAAGCCAATAAAGGTGAGCTTGGCAATCCAGTTGAGAATGCACTTTTAGAGGTTTACAGAAGACTAAGACCTGGTGAGCCTCCAAACGTTGAAAATGCTCGAAGTCTTCTTTACAATATGTTCTTTGACCCGAGAAGGTATGATTTAGCAAAAGTAGGAAGATATAAATTCAATAAAAAATTGTCGCTGTGGAAGAGGATTTTCAACAAAAGAGCTGCCCAGGATGTAGTTGACCCGATGACTGGAGAAATATTGGTCAAAGAAGGAGAGGTAATTACAAGAGAGATTGCATTAAACATTCAGGATGCAGGTATCAACGAGGTATGGGTATATGCAGATGAAGAGAGACCATTTAAGGTTGTGGGGAACAATACAGTAAAACTTGACAGATACGTAGAATTTGATGTATCTGACCTTAACATAAAAGAGCTTGTTTACAAGCCTGTTTTAGATGATATTCTTAAGATAACAAATGATGTTTCTGAGATTAAAAGACTTATAAAAGAAAAAGAAAGAGAGCTTGTTCCTTACTGTCTTACAATAGATGACATATATGCAGCAACAAGCTATTTCTTGGGTCTCAAATATGGTATCGGAACAACTGATGACATTGACCATTTGGGCAACAGAAGGGTAAGAGCAGTAGGAGAACTTTTGCAGAACCAGTTCAGAATTGGTCTTGCACGAATGGAAAGAGTTATTCGCGAGAGAATGAACATACACGATATTGACACTGTAACTCCTCAGACACTGATAAACATAAGACCTGTTACAGCAGCAATCAAGGAGTTTTTTGGTTCAAGCCCGCTATCACAGTTTATGGACCAGGTAAACCCGCTGGCAGCACTTACAAACAAAAGAAGACTTTCAGCTTTGGGACCTGGTGGACTTTCCAGGGACAGAGCAGGGTTTGAGGTAAGAGATGTGCATCATTCTCATTATGGAAGAATGTGTCCTATCGAGACCCCAGAAGGTCCAAACATTGGTCTTATAACCTCTTTGGCAACATATGCAAGGGTCAACGAGTACGGATTTTTAGAAACACCTTACAGAAAGGTTGACAAGAAAGAAGCAAGGGTTACAGACGAGGTTGTGTATCTCACAGCTGATGAGGAAGACACATACAAGATTGCTCAGGCAACAGAACCTGTTGACGAAGAAGGAAGATTTATAAACCAGAGGGTTACAGTAAGGTTTGGTGAGGAAATCATAGAGGTTGACAAGCACGAGGTTGACCTTATAGATATATCACCTAAACAGATTGTTTCAGTTTCAACATCACTCATTCCGTTCTTGGAAAACGACGACGCAAACAGAGCGCTCATGGGTTCTAACATGCAGCGCCAGGCAGTGCCGCTTTTGAAAACTGAAGCACCAATAATTGGAACGGGTGTTGAATACAGGGCTGCGGTTGACTCTGGTGTGTGCATTCTTGCCAAAAAAGATGGTGTTGTTGAAAAGGTATCTGCTGATGAGATTGTTATCAGAAATAATGATGGAACAAAGGATGTATATCATCTTTTGAAATTCAAGAGGACTAACCAGGGGACATGTTTTAACCAAAGACCAATTGTGAGAAAAGGACAAGAGGTCAAAGCTGGAGAGGTTATAGCAGACGGACCGTCCACCGACCATGGTGAACTTGCGCTTGGTAAAAACGTCCTGGTTGCTTTCATGCCATGGGAAGGTTATAACTATGAGGACGCTATCTTGATTTCAGAAAGGCTTGTAAAAGAGGATGTTTATACCTCTATTCACATAGAAGAATATGAGTGTGAGGCAAGAGATACAAAGCTTGGACCTGAAGAAATAACAAGAGATATTCCAAATGTTGGCGAAGATGCAATAAAGGATTTGGATGAAAGAGGAATTATCAGAATCGGTGCAGAGGTAAAAAGCGGTGACATTCTTGTTGGCAAGGTTACTCCAAAGGGTGAGACCGAGCTTACAGCTGAAGAAAGACTTTTGAGAGCTATATTTGGTGAAAAGGCAAGAGAGACAAGAGACACGTCCTTGAGGGTACCGCACGGTGAAGGTGGAATTGTTGTAGATGTAAAGGTATTCTCTCGCGACAAGGGAGATGAGCTTCCACCGGGTGTAAACCAGCTTGTGAGGGTGTATGTTGCTCAGAAAAGGAAGATATCAGTTGGTGACAAGATGGCAGGCCGCCATGGGAACAAAGGTGTTATCTCAAGGATTTTGCCTGTTGAGGATATGCCATTTTTACCTGACGGCACACCTGTTGACATAGTTCTAAATCCGCTTGGCGTGCCATCGCGTATGAACATTGGTCAGATTTTGGAGACTCACCTTGGGTATGCGGCAAAAGCGCTTGGATGGAAGGTTGCAACACCTGTTTTTGACGGTGCAAAAGAGGAAGATATCGAAGAGGCATTAAAACTTGCAGGTTTAAATCCTACAGGTAAGACAATCTTGTATGATGGCAGAACAGGTGAACCATTTGACAATGAAGTAACTGTTGGTTACATGTACATGCTAAAACTTGTGCACCTTGTTGACGATAAAATTCATGCACGTTCCACAGGACCGTATTCGCTGGTTACACAGCAGCCTCTTGGTGGTAAAGCTCAGTTCGGTGGTCAGCGATTTGGTGAGATGGAGGTTTGGGCGCTTGAAGCGTACGGTGCTGCATATACGCTGCAAGAGCTTTTGACTGTAAAATCTGACGATGTAACAGGAAGAGTCAAGACATATGAAGCGATAGTAAAAGGAGAAAATATTCCAGAACCAGGAATTCCCGAATCTTTCAAGGTGCTTGTAAAAGAGCTTCAGAGCCTGTGTCTGGATGTAAAGCTCTTGTCTGAGGACAACAAGGAGATTGAGCTCAAAGAATCTGTCGATGAGGATGAGCAGCCACAAGGGCTTGGAGCTTTTGAGATAGGCGGCGATGAAATAGAAGATGACAAAGATATTCAAGATGACAAGGAGAAGTTTTATGAGGATTTGATGAATGCAACACAAGAAGACGACCAGGATGCTGATGATGATATAGATGAGTAA
- the cheB gene encoding chemotaxis-specific protein-glutamate methyltransferase CheB — MKNDCIGDEFMYKVLVVDDSAFMRQLIKSVLESTGKFVVTVAQTPLIALDRVRKFKFDVITIDYEMPYMNGVELIKKIKEITDTKILMISAYTRPGAYTTFEALSAGAFDYILKPSSEDELEEFKYELIKKLTAVCEESKKEDASKVHELPAAVEGKILLEENIVERVRLARVIGIGISTGGPPVLERMFKSLKKDFPIPILVVQHMPPNFTKPFADRLATITSKCIKEASDKEEIKGGCIYIAKGGYHLAVEEINGKLCTRVLDLEKIKSHKPSADILFSSVAEACGRASVGIVMTGMGSDGSDGILEMRKKGALTIAQDEKSCVVFGMPKAAIEKGAIELVLSPDQIVELLNRV; from the coding sequence ATGAAAAATGATTGTATTGGTGATGAGTTTATGTACAAGGTATTGGTTGTTGACGATTCGGCATTTATGAGACAGCTCATAAAATCGGTTTTAGAGAGTACTGGCAAATTTGTTGTGACAGTTGCTCAAACTCCTCTCATTGCACTTGACAGGGTTAGAAAGTTTAAGTTTGATGTGATAACAATTGACTATGAAATGCCATATATGAACGGTGTTGAGCTTATAAAAAAGATAAAAGAGATAACAGATACAAAGATTTTGATGATAAGTGCATACACGCGCCCAGGAGCTTACACTACTTTTGAGGCATTGTCAGCAGGCGCTTTCGATTATATTCTAAAGCCCTCTTCTGAAGATGAGCTTGAAGAGTTCAAGTATGAGCTAATCAAAAAACTTACTGCGGTGTGCGAAGAGAGTAAAAAAGAAGATGCGTCAAAAGTACATGAACTTCCAGCTGCTGTTGAAGGGAAAATTTTACTGGAAGAGAACATTGTTGAGAGGGTAAGGTTGGCAAGGGTTATCGGTATAGGTATATCCACAGGTGGTCCACCAGTTTTAGAAAGGATGTTTAAGTCTTTGAAAAAAGATTTTCCTATTCCTATTCTTGTTGTTCAGCACATGCCGCCGAACTTCACAAAACCGTTTGCTGACAGACTTGCTACCATTACATCAAAATGTATAAAAGAAGCTTCTGATAAGGAAGAGATAAAGGGTGGTTGCATCTACATTGCGAAAGGTGGTTACCATTTAGCGGTGGAAGAGATAAATGGAAAACTATGTACAAGAGTGCTTGACCTTGAAAAAATAAAAAGCCACAAACCTTCGGCAGACATTCTTTTCAGTTCAGTAGCAGAAGCCTGCGGAAGAGCTTCTGTTGGAATTGTGATGACAGGGATGGGTTCAGATGGGAGCGACGGGATTTTAGAGATGAGAAAAAAAGGGGCGCTCACAATTGCACAGGATGAAAAAAGTTGTGTGGTTTTTGGTATGCCAAAAGCGGCCATTGAAAAGGGAGCAATTGAGCTTGTTTTAAGCCCTGACCAGATTGTTGAGCTTTTAAATAGAGTATGA
- a CDS encoding sn-glycerol-1-phosphate dehydrogenase has translation MEVVWERPYEVFSEFMAANSYKSSLIICDRNTFDVCANKVKETAEKANIKYKIVCFEPDVVADEYALGKVLFEIEQADIFVGVGSGTISDITRYTAYKFKVPFVLFPTAPSMDGFASSVAALTINGLKTTVLASSPEAIFVDMEVIENSPKILKKAGFGDLMGKITALLDWQLSHIIFDETIDLEVLQIVKDTYLKTLNSVGENHFYKNLLEGLITSGIMMARVNSSRPASGCEHHLSHFWEYHRIKTYHGIKVGLATLYVLRFYEHFLNLDKSRILERKEYRVDIESWKDIIKRGFQPTFESIIKQNIGRVSKLNDKEFRYNVINRLVGKKEVIDELIKETIGIYDELIDAYKKLEIPMNYWEIGIDENLFKISFLCAPNIRERFTILHLYEFLGLTDEVVQSF, from the coding sequence ATGGAAGTTGTATGGGAAAGACCCTATGAGGTATTTTCTGAGTTCATGGCTGCAAATAGTTACAAATCTTCTCTGATTATTTGCGATAGAAACACCTTTGATGTGTGTGCTAATAAAGTCAAAGAAACAGCTGAAAAGGCCAATATTAAATATAAGATTGTATGTTTTGAGCCAGATGTTGTGGCAGATGAGTATGCGCTTGGAAAAGTTTTGTTTGAGATAGAACAAGCAGATATATTTGTGGGAGTAGGAAGTGGAACAATTTCTGACATAACACGGTATACAGCATACAAGTTCAAAGTCCCGTTTGTTTTGTTTCCAACAGCACCTTCAATGGACGGGTTTGCCTCTTCTGTTGCAGCACTTACCATAAATGGCCTAAAAACAACAGTCTTGGCATCATCGCCAGAGGCTATCTTTGTGGATATGGAGGTGATAGAAAATTCACCTAAAATTTTAAAAAAAGCAGGATTCGGAGATTTGATGGGCAAGATTACTGCTCTTCTTGACTGGCAACTTTCACACATTATCTTTGATGAGACGATAGACTTGGAAGTTTTACAAATTGTGAAAGATACATATCTAAAAACTCTGAATTCAGTGGGCGAAAACCACTTTTATAAGAATTTATTGGAAGGTCTAATAACCTCTGGTATTATGATGGCAAGAGTTAACTCTTCGCGTCCTGCGTCAGGCTGTGAACACCATCTTTCTCATTTTTGGGAATATCACAGAATAAAAACTTATCATGGGATAAAAGTTGGGCTTGCAACCCTTTATGTGCTGAGGTTTTATGAGCACTTTTTAAATCTTGACAAATCCAGAATTCTTGAAAGGAAAGAATATAGAGTAGATATAGAATCCTGGAAAGATATAATAAAGAGAGGATTTCAACCAACTTTTGAAAGTATAATAAAACAAAATATTGGAAGAGTAAGTAAGTTAAATGATAAAGAGTTTAGATATAATGTGATAAACAGGCTTGTTGGAAAGAAAGAAGTTATAGATGAGTTGATAAAAGAAACAATTGGTATATATGATGAGCTGATTGATGCTTACAAAAAACTTGAAATACCTATGAATTATTGGGAGATTGGTATAGATGAGAATCTTTTTAAGATATCATTTTTATGTGCACCGAATATCAGAGAAAGGTTTACCATACTGCATTTGTACGAATTTTTAGGCTTGACAGATGAGGTTGTACAGAGCTTCTGA
- the thrS gene encoding threonine--tRNA ligase, whose amino-acid sequence MDKIAVTLPDGKVVEAEKGISALEFIKTISMKLYKEAVACKIDGVLKDLWTSLERDCSFEVVTFSSDEGKKVYWHTTSHILAQAVKRLFGDKVKLGIGPAIDNGFYYDFDVEESITMELLEKIEEEMQKIIKEDLKIERFELSRKEAVKLMQEKGENYKVELINDIPEGETISFYRQGEFVDLCTGPHLPSTGRVKAFKLLSVAGAYWRGNSKNKMLQRIYGISFEKKSELDEYLKKLEEAKKRDHNKVGRELEIFTTSEVVGQGLPLLMPKGAKILQILQRFVEDEEEKRGYLLTKTPYMAKSDLYKISGHWDHYRDGMFVIEEDENEVLALRPMTCPFQFLIYNSKQRSYRDLPIRYSETSTLFRNESSGEMHGLIRVRQFTLSDAHIICRPDQVEEEFKGVLDLIQYIMKTLGIENDIWYRFSRWDPNNKEKYIDNPEAWEKTENDMKNILDKLGINYKEAKGEAAFYGPKLDIQFKNVYGKEDTIITIQIDFALAERFDMTYVDRDGQKKRPIIIHRSSIGCYERTLAMLIEKYNGAFPVWLSPVQIRVIPVSDNFNEYAKNVARILKENGFRVEEDYRSETVGYKIRDAQLQKIPYMVIVGEKEQKENTVAVRDRKKGDLGSFTIEDFIAMVKEKVDKKVIE is encoded by the coding sequence ATGGACAAAATAGCTGTGACACTTCCAGACGGAAAAGTGGTGGAAGCAGAAAAAGGAATATCTGCACTGGAGTTTATAAAGACAATCTCCATGAAACTTTACAAAGAGGCGGTTGCGTGCAAAATTGACGGTGTTTTGAAGGATTTGTGGACATCTCTTGAAAGAGATTGCAGCTTTGAGGTTGTGACATTTTCAAGTGACGAAGGTAAGAAGGTTTATTGGCATACAACCTCACACATTTTAGCTCAGGCTGTCAAAAGGCTTTTTGGGGATAAAGTAAAGCTTGGCATAGGACCTGCAATTGACAATGGTTTTTACTACGACTTTGATGTTGAAGAGTCAATTACAATGGAGCTTTTGGAAAAGATTGAAGAAGAGATGCAAAAAATAATAAAAGAAGACTTAAAGATTGAGAGATTTGAACTCTCAAGAAAAGAAGCAGTCAAGCTTATGCAGGAAAAGGGAGAAAATTATAAGGTTGAACTTATAAATGACATTCCTGAGGGTGAAACTATATCTTTTTACAGGCAAGGTGAATTTGTTGACCTTTGTACAGGTCCGCATCTTCCTTCAACAGGGAGAGTAAAAGCGTTCAAACTACTTTCTGTGGCAGGTGCGTATTGGCGCGGAAATTCTAAAAATAAAATGCTTCAAAGAATTTATGGAATTTCTTTTGAAAAGAAATCTGAACTTGATGAGTATCTCAAAAAGCTTGAAGAGGCAAAAAAACGTGACCACAACAAAGTAGGAAGAGAGCTTGAGATTTTTACAACATCCGAGGTTGTAGGGCAAGGTCTTCCTCTTTTAATGCCAAAAGGCGCAAAAATCCTCCAGATTCTTCAAAGGTTTGTTGAGGATGAAGAGGAAAAGAGAGGTTATCTTCTGACAAAGACTCCTTACATGGCAAAAAGTGATTTGTATAAAATCTCTGGACACTGGGACCATTACAGAGATGGCATGTTTGTAATAGAGGAAGATGAAAATGAAGTTCTGGCTTTAAGACCAATGACATGTCCATTTCAGTTTTTGATATATAACTCAAAGCAGAGAAGCTACAGGGATTTGCCAATAAGATACAGTGAGACATCAACACTTTTCAGAAATGAAAGTTCAGGTGAGATGCACGGACTTATAAGGGTTAGGCAGTTTACTCTTTCAGATGCACACATAATCTGCAGACCTGACCAGGTTGAGGAAGAGTTCAAGGGAGTTTTGGATTTAATTCAGTATATAATGAAAACACTTGGTATTGAGAACGACATATGGTACAGATTTTCGCGCTGGGACCCGAACAACAAGGAAAAATACATTGACAATCCTGAGGCTTGGGAAAAGACAGAAAATGATATGAAAAATATCTTAGATAAGCTTGGAATAAATTACAAAGAGGCAAAAGGTGAGGCTGCTTTTTATGGACCAAAACTTGACATTCAGTTCAAAAACGTCTATGGTAAAGAGGATACAATAATAACAATACAGATAGATTTTGCTCTGGCAGAACGGTTTGATATGACGTATGTAGACAGAGATGGGCAGAAAAAAAGACCGATTATTATCCACCGCTCATCAATAGGTTGTTATGAAAGAACGCTTGCGATGCTTATTGAAAAATACAACGGTGCTTTTCCAGTGTGGCTGTCGCCTGTGCAGATTAGAGTGATTCCTGTTTCTGACAATTTCAATGAGTATGCTAAAAATGTCGCAAGGATATTAAAAGAAAATGGGTTTAGGGTAGAAGAAGATTACAGGTCAGAAACAGTAGGGTACAAGATAAGAGATGCTCAGCTTCAAAAGATACCGTATATGGTGATTGTTGGTGAAAAGGAGCAAAAAGAGAATACTGTGGCAGTAAGAGATAGGAAAAAAGGAGATTTGGGTTCGTTTACCATTGAAGATTTTATTGCAATGGTAAAAGAAAAAGTAGACAAAAAAGTGATAGAGTAA
- a CDS encoding transposase: MFKNKPNQLSFLDLYSHIKASALYKPESLLGLFNKFIDLSNYIPSSFYKAYYKYFGKHRYFSLESMLLCFFVQKILKLNTLTQLRAVLLNSYELRSFCNLHGNVPSISTFSRFRKIFASEIQKLFQNISIHAHNISIQQCPELASILIFDTTGIVPKVRENNPKFIQSLLKNTSKANPELSSDKIYSLVYSSLPKTANANSNIRLMFVNGHFCWALKFAVITNALGIPLALVPLFDSDSPSSDPLQHKAISDSKALIPSLETLFSYLPKNFSTFIADSALDSHNIYSTLKNSFNFSKIVIPLNTRASKNTTPTSDPNIVISEDGVPICKKFNKPFKPEGKCQGKNRSLRFKWICPMSCYKDGKRICSCPQPCTTSKSGRMFYTYPDNFRSFPGINRNSQEFFDLYKKRVAVEQTIYHLKSYMGSDTTQTLDHIPIFSDFLLSAITYSLLFILAHNIKLYCSKLTIKKLSKLKKLIA; the protein is encoded by the coding sequence ATGTTCAAAAACAAACCTAATCAGCTTTCATTTTTAGACTTGTATTCCCACATAAAGGCCTCGGCTCTTTACAAGCCTGAAAGCCTCTTGGGCTTGTTCAACAAATTCATCGACTTGTCCAACTACATACCTTCTTCTTTCTACAAAGCCTACTACAAATACTTCGGTAAGCATAGATACTTCTCTTTAGAATCTATGCTTCTTTGCTTTTTTGTCCAAAAAATCCTTAAACTCAATACCTTAACCCAACTTCGCGCTGTCTTGCTTAACTCATATGAACTTCGCTCATTTTGTAATCTACATGGCAATGTCCCTTCTATCTCTACTTTCTCTCGCTTCAGAAAAATATTTGCAAGCGAAATCCAAAAACTTTTCCAAAATATCTCTATCCATGCACACAATATCTCTATCCAACAATGCCCTGAACTTGCTTCAATCCTAATCTTCGATACAACCGGTATTGTCCCAAAGGTTCGTGAAAACAACCCTAAATTCATTCAATCACTCTTGAAAAATACCTCAAAAGCTAACCCTGAGCTGTCTTCTGACAAAATCTACTCTCTTGTTTATTCTTCTTTGCCTAAAACTGCTAACGCTAATTCTAATATCCGCCTTATGTTCGTAAATGGCCATTTCTGCTGGGCTTTAAAATTTGCTGTCATTACCAACGCTCTCGGTATTCCTTTAGCTTTAGTTCCTCTGTTTGACTCTGATTCTCCTTCGTCAGACCCACTGCAACATAAAGCTATCTCTGACTCTAAAGCTTTAATTCCTTCACTCGAAACTCTATTCTCTTATCTACCTAAAAATTTCTCTACTTTCATCGCTGACAGTGCCTTGGATTCACACAACATCTACTCCACTTTAAAAAATTCTTTCAACTTCTCCAAAATTGTTATCCCTCTAAATACAAGAGCCTCTAAAAATACTACACCTACTTCAGACCCTAATATCGTTATATCTGAAGATGGTGTCCCAATCTGCAAAAAGTTCAATAAACCTTTTAAACCTGAAGGCAAATGTCAAGGCAAAAATCGCTCATTGCGCTTTAAATGGATTTGCCCTATGTCTTGTTACAAAGACGGCAAACGCATCTGCTCTTGCCCTCAGCCTTGTACTACCTCTAAATCGGGCAGAATGTTCTATACATACCCAGATAACTTTCGCTCTTTCCCAGGAATCAACAGAAATTCCCAAGAGTTTTTTGACCTCTACAAAAAACGTGTCGCTGTAGAGCAGACTATTTACCACCTAAAATCCTACATGGGCTCTGATACAACACAAACTCTTGATCATATTCCTATTTTCTCTGATTTCTTGCTCTCTGCTATTACTTATTCGCTCTTATTTATCCTTGCTCACAACATTAAACTCTATTGTTCTAAATTAACTATCAAAAAACTGAGCAAACTTAAAAAACTTATAGCTTAA
- a CDS encoding tetratricopeptide repeat protein, with the protein MVKGKVISLNPTSSMYFKIGIKHYEKGEVELAIKRLMKALELDNKNVEIKFNLAGLLAQVGDFETSNKLLSELTKDSPEFYDSLFGLGCNFFEMGKFREAKNFLKRYVKLSNNIEFKEAAEDLIDFIESQEEFEKEQKEIEKYSKLLERGNFLLESGRYEDAMKYFKMILAKDDSVLAARNNLSLAYFYMGDIQKAIEEAKKVLQIDKYNVYANCNLAFFYSSIGKEREMKRHLKVVLDIKTYDSKDKIKILDTLIKLNQHSEIAQRANELFEITREPYFKHIEAVSLYNTRKYMKAKKIWEFLKKNFEMPEIRIDYFLKKVDNVIKTFEKDTIDYFETGFKFLEGMDEKEFRRQLQSHIDNYFSQTVEENGQKVMEILHQHVELNQKDQEAIFNLLKSLPLEKPRLNLQAIAAIVWYVFKKYMKKEKIKQKDVAKIFGISQAVFSKWFGDFKELLLNKEV; encoded by the coding sequence ATGGTCAAGGGAAAGGTAATTAGTCTCAATCCTACATCCTCAATGTATTTTAAGATTGGGATTAAACATTATGAAAAGGGAGAAGTAGAGCTTGCCATAAAAAGGCTCATGAAAGCTCTTGAACTTGATAATAAAAATGTTGAGATAAAGTTTAACTTGGCTGGGCTTTTAGCACAGGTTGGGGATTTTGAAACTTCAAATAAACTCTTGAGCGAGCTTACAAAAGATAGTCCAGAGTTTTATGACTCTTTGTTTGGCCTTGGATGTAACTTTTTTGAAATGGGCAAGTTCAGGGAAGCAAAGAATTTTTTAAAGAGGTATGTGAAGCTTAGCAACAATATTGAGTTTAAAGAAGCTGCAGAAGACCTTATTGACTTTATTGAGAGCCAGGAAGAGTTTGAAAAAGAACAAAAAGAAATAGAAAAATATTCGAAGTTGTTGGAAAGAGGAAATTTTCTTCTTGAAAGTGGCAGATATGAAGATGCAATGAAATATTTCAAGATGATATTGGCAAAAGATGATAGTGTCCTTGCTGCAAGGAACAACCTTTCACTTGCTTATTTTTATATGGGTGACATTCAAAAAGCAATTGAAGAGGCAAAAAAAGTACTTCAAATTGACAAGTACAATGTATATGCAAACTGTAACTTGGCATTTTTCTATAGCAGCATAGGAAAAGAAAGAGAGATGAAAAGACATTTAAAAGTGGTATTGGACATAAAAACATACGATAGTAAAGATAAAATAAAGATTCTGGACACTCTTATCAAGTTAAATCAGCACAGCGAAATTGCCCAGCGTGCAAATGAACTTTTTGAGATTACAAGAGAGCCGTATTTTAAACATATTGAAGCGGTAAGCCTTTACAATACACGAAAGTACATGAAAGCTAAAAAAATTTGGGAGTTCTTAAAAAAGAACTTTGAGATGCCTGAGATAAGGATTGACTATTTTTTAAAGAAGGTCGATAATGTAATAAAGACATTTGAAAAAGACACTATAGACTATTTCGAAACAGGTTTTAAGTTTTTGGAAGGCATGGACGAAAAGGAATTTAGAAGACAGCTCCAAAGTCATATTGACAATTATTTTTCTCAAACTGTCGAGGAAAATGGACAAAAAGTTATGGAAATTCTTCACCAACATGTTGAATTAAATCAGAAAGACCAAGAGGCTATTTTTAATCTTCTAAAAAGTCTTCCGCTTGAAAAGCCCAGGTTAAATCTTCAGGCTATTGCTGCAATTGTTTGGTATGTGTTCAAAAAGTACATGAAAAAAGAGAAGATAAAACAAAAAGATGTAGCCAAGATTTTTGGAATCTCACAGGCAGTTTTCTCTAAGTGGTTTGGTGATTTCAAAGAGCTTTTGCTAAACAAGGAAGTTTAA